In Flavobacterium luteolum, the DNA window AATTCCAGAATCATCACGATATCCATCTTTATACACCACTCTTTTTATTCCAGACTGATGTATTAATTTACTGCATTCTTTGCAAGGCGAAAGCGTGATATATAATGTTGCTCCTTCACAAGATTGCGTTGATCTTGCTACTTTCAGGATCGCATTTGCTTCGGCATGCAAAACATCCCAACGTGTTAATCCGTCTTCGTCTTCACAACAATTTTCAAATCCAGATGGCGTTCCGTTGTAACCGTCAGAAATGATCATTCTGTCTTTTACAATAATCGCTCCGACTTGTTTTCGTTTACAGTAAGAAAGCAGGCTCCACTCTTTTGCAATTCGTAGATATGCTTTATCGTATTTATT includes these proteins:
- a CDS encoding deoxycytidylate deaminase, with protein sequence MEVKKRNKYDKAYLRIAKEWSLLSYCKRKQVGAIIVKDRMIISDGYNGTPSGFENCCEDEDGLTRWDVLHAEANAILKVARSTQSCEGATLYITLSPCKECSKLIHQSGIKRVVYKDGYRDDSGIQFLIKAGVEVEHIPVLEE